One window of Moorella glycerini genomic DNA carries:
- a CDS encoding conjugal transfer protein TrbL family protein: protein MDVIANLIVTAINKFLASIMENALTSFVSFTGNEMALALQILDSAYVQSAVHLAQAVAGSLLAVKVGAEALQAYILHTHGDPGADPGGLLKRTAVAAAIIGAGPWLVKTVYTWGNDLAQSVANLSAVNPNPVNFLDTLVSLGTTPTLILIADIAALGIWVLILIQTGIRAVEVAALAAVGPFMAVGLTRADEGVAAVWWRELVVLSGSQALQTFLVKGFLATIVTFTFNSDVLKLFLLIGWLWVAFKTPAVLRQFAYHTGLGGAMGQAGQTAGTMYIMRRMFMRG, encoded by the coding sequence TTGGATGTAATCGCTAATTTGATTGTTACCGCCATCAACAAGTTCCTGGCTAGTATCATGGAAAACGCCCTGACTTCCTTCGTCTCCTTCACCGGCAACGAGATGGCCCTGGCTTTACAAATCCTGGACTCGGCATACGTCCAGAGCGCCGTCCACCTGGCCCAGGCGGTGGCCGGGAGCCTCTTAGCCGTCAAGGTAGGGGCCGAAGCCTTGCAGGCCTATATCCTGCACACCCACGGCGACCCGGGGGCTGACCCGGGCGGCCTCTTGAAGCGCACCGCCGTGGCCGCCGCCATCATCGGGGCCGGGCCCTGGCTGGTAAAGACCGTCTATACCTGGGGCAATGACCTGGCCCAGAGTGTGGCCAACCTCTCGGCGGTGAATCCCAACCCGGTCAACTTTCTCGACACCCTCGTATCGTTAGGCACAACGCCTACCCTGATCTTGATCGCCGACATCGCCGCCCTGGGCATCTGGGTACTAATTTTAATCCAGACCGGCATCCGGGCGGTGGAGGTGGCTGCTCTGGCCGCCGTCGGCCCCTTTATGGCCGTAGGATTGACCCGGGCCGATGAGGGGGTGGCGGCCGTATGGTGGCGGGAATTAGTGGTCCTGTCCGGCTCCCAGGCCTTACAGACCTTCCTGGTAAAGGGGTTTTTAGCGACAATCGTGACCTTTACCTTTAACTCCGACGTGTTGAAGTTGTTTCTCTTGATCGGCTGGCTCTGGGTGGCCTTCAAGACCCCTGCCGTCCTGCGGCAGTTCGCCTACCATACCGGTTTAGGAGGGGCCATGGGCCAGGCCGGCCAGACGGCTGGGACGATGTATATCATGCGGCGCATGTTCATGAGGGGGTAG
- a CDS encoding PrgI family protein, producing the protein MYLIPRNVSAKFEFFPGFGWFELAAVVAGALVGLGLFFFSGLFTKSVVRFVLFVMPPGLAFFVIKQGPNGQSLLDFIRQWRRWSMAQQRYLYVTKGE; encoded by the coding sequence ATGTATTTAATACCCAGAAATGTATCGGCCAAATTCGAGTTCTTCCCCGGATTCGGTTGGTTCGAGCTGGCGGCCGTAGTTGCCGGGGCTTTGGTGGGCCTGGGGTTGTTTTTCTTTTCCGGCCTGTTTACCAAATCCGTAGTCCGCTTCGTCCTCTTCGTTATGCCGCCGGGATTGGCCTTCTTCGTTATTAAACAGGGGCCTAACGGCCAGAGCCTCCTGGACTTTATACGGCAGTGGCGGCGCTGGTCTATGGCCCAGCAGCGATATTTATACGTGACCAAAGGAGAGTGA
- a CDS encoding VirD4-like conjugal transfer protein, CD1115 family, which translates to MKFRHVILLLLVLSDLLLAPLVLKLPLFMKAHGMKPGLEAWKKETLAHPLAGPAILVKDEKMRNTWIWLQPAFGAAALSILWPASRRKSKARDDIGGPEAAGQGQHGTARWRTRKEIARTLTPWDLTGKLPGGFVVGAEAGNRFTAWLDASDTHCLVIGSTRSGKSRRITMPTIWALARAGQSMLVTDPKGELYAMAAGYLQLQGYKVVLIDLRDPGRGNRWNPLEPVIKSMREGNIPAASQAAWDVGNIITHQQPHYGDAIWPQAQESLTAALALAVADQAPEGAKHLASAYALLTELGSGGGEKLDEYFRRFPRGHPARAAYGVAALSEDKLRSSIFTGTAAQLRLWADPEVAWLTAAQDHDITILGLEKAAVFLVVPDERSTRNVLATLYISQVYQALVDIAQKRGGKLPVRVNFLLDEIGNLPPVPDFDHRLTVAAGRGMRFLLAVQDLGQLKDKYKEAAGTIVGNCATWVYLSTTREETAKTISAMTGQYTVRTESYSSQVRAADYSSGTTEALTGRPLLLPDEVRRWPKGWALILQARENPARLPLPDISEWPVAGELKPVAIDKPDQEVIAAPPVWLPGKPAGGGGEAGAGEPGQSPELYMPEV; encoded by the coding sequence ATAAAATTCCGCCATGTCATTTTATTGCTCCTGGTTTTATCGGACCTGCTGCTGGCCCCATTAGTGTTAAAGTTGCCCTTATTCATGAAAGCCCACGGTATGAAGCCCGGCCTGGAAGCCTGGAAAAAAGAAACCCTGGCCCACCCCTTGGCCGGACCGGCAATACTGGTGAAGGATGAAAAGATGCGTAACACCTGGATCTGGCTGCAGCCCGCTTTCGGCGCTGCAGCCCTTTCTATTCTGTGGCCCGCCTCCAGGCGGAAAAGCAAGGCCAGGGACGATATAGGCGGTCCCGAGGCGGCCGGCCAGGGCCAGCACGGCACGGCCCGGTGGCGGACCCGGAAGGAGATCGCCAGGACTTTGACCCCCTGGGATCTGACCGGCAAACTGCCGGGAGGCTTCGTGGTAGGGGCGGAAGCCGGGAACAGGTTTACCGCCTGGCTGGACGCAAGCGATACCCACTGCCTGGTCATCGGGTCCACCCGGAGCGGCAAGTCCCGGCGGATCACCATGCCCACCATCTGGGCCCTGGCCAGGGCCGGGCAATCCATGCTGGTCACCGACCCCAAAGGCGAGCTTTACGCCATGGCGGCGGGATACCTGCAGCTGCAGGGATACAAAGTGGTGCTAATCGACTTAAGGGACCCCGGGCGGGGTAACAGGTGGAACCCCCTGGAGCCGGTGATTAAGTCTATGCGGGAGGGGAATATCCCAGCCGCCAGCCAGGCTGCCTGGGACGTAGGCAACATCATCACCCATCAGCAGCCCCACTACGGCGACGCCATCTGGCCCCAGGCCCAGGAGAGCCTGACGGCGGCTTTAGCCCTGGCGGTGGCGGACCAGGCCCCCGAAGGAGCCAAACACCTGGCCAGCGCCTACGCCCTGCTGACGGAACTGGGCAGCGGCGGCGGGGAAAAGCTGGACGAATACTTCCGCCGTTTCCCCCGGGGCCACCCGGCCCGGGCGGCCTACGGCGTGGCGGCCCTGTCCGAAGACAAGCTCAGGAGCTCTATATTTACAGGGACGGCGGCGCAGCTAAGGCTTTGGGCCGACCCGGAGGTGGCCTGGCTGACGGCAGCCCAGGACCACGACATAACAATCCTCGGGCTGGAAAAAGCAGCGGTGTTCCTGGTGGTGCCAGACGAAAGGAGCACCAGGAACGTCCTGGCCACCCTGTACATCAGCCAGGTGTACCAGGCCCTGGTAGATATCGCCCAAAAGCGCGGCGGCAAGCTTCCGGTCCGGGTTAATTTCCTCCTGGACGAGATAGGGAACCTGCCCCCTGTACCTGATTTTGACCACCGGCTCACGGTCGCGGCCGGGCGGGGGATGCGTTTCCTTCTGGCCGTCCAGGACCTGGGCCAATTGAAGGACAAATACAAAGAGGCAGCCGGGACCATTGTTGGTAATTGCGCCACCTGGGTTTATTTATCTACCACAAGAGAAGAAACGGCAAAGACAATCAGCGCCATGACGGGCCAGTACACGGTGCGGACTGAAAGCTACTCCAGCCAAGTGCGGGCCGCCGATTACTCTTCCGGGACCACGGAAGCCTTAACCGGCAGGCCTTTGCTCCTGCCCGACGAGGTGCGGCGCTGGCCGAAGGGATGGGCTTTAATCCTCCAGGCCCGGGAAAACCCGGCCCGGCTGCCCCTGCCGGACATCTCGGAGTGGCCCGTAGCCGGCGAGTTAAAGCCGGTTGCTATAGATAAGCCTGATCAGGAGGTGATTGCAGCCCCGCCGGTGTGGCTGCCCGGGAAGCCGGCGGGGGGCGGCGGAGAAGCCGGAGCAGGGGAGCCCGGGCAGTCGCCGGAACTTTATATGCCTGAAGTGTAA
- a CDS encoding M23 family metallopeptidase, with amino-acid sequence MAAPAGLLARAALALLPEKPEKALMWVLVIILAPVALLALLFAGPIVIWERVPIASPEQVMIYVNAAKTVSDSTKSPCDPGVTVDWQPLLAIDAVRLDQDFRKASPGRAEDLAWMFIEKSGSCQVCDGGDPPSCTSYPVFKLRSLDQVLGDLKLNQKQREKVKNILTADLSFLLDVGTGVPDGWTPVESRLKWPTPGIYTITSGFGPRIDPVEDIDGFHTGIDIGVPMGTSVHAAADGVVVVAGWMGNFGYAVYIEHGDMVTIYAHLSQIAVQRGQQVRAGDVIAYSGSTGKSTGPHLHFEIRVHGQPVNPINYFK; translated from the coding sequence ATGGCCGCCCCGGCGGGGTTGCTGGCCCGCGCGGCCCTGGCCCTCCTCCCGGAGAAGCCGGAAAAAGCCCTGATGTGGGTGCTGGTAATAATCCTTGCTCCAGTTGCCCTGCTGGCCCTGCTCTTCGCCGGGCCAATTGTGATCTGGGAAAGGGTGCCCATCGCTTCCCCGGAGCAGGTGATGATTTACGTTAATGCGGCGAAGACGGTGAGCGACAGCACTAAGTCCCCCTGCGACCCGGGGGTTACCGTAGACTGGCAGCCCCTGCTGGCGATAGATGCGGTAAGGTTAGACCAGGACTTCCGCAAGGCCAGTCCCGGCAGGGCGGAAGACCTGGCCTGGATGTTCATCGAAAAGTCCGGGAGCTGCCAGGTGTGCGACGGCGGCGACCCGCCGAGCTGCACCAGCTACCCGGTCTTCAAGCTGCGCTCCCTGGACCAGGTGCTGGGCGACTTGAAATTAAACCAGAAGCAGCGGGAGAAGGTGAAAAATATCCTCACCGCGGACCTGTCCTTCCTCCTGGACGTGGGGACCGGGGTACCAGACGGGTGGACCCCGGTGGAAAGCAGGCTGAAGTGGCCTACACCGGGTATTTACACCATCACGTCCGGCTTCGGCCCCAGGATAGACCCGGTAGAGGACATTGACGGCTTCCACACAGGGATAGACATAGGAGTTCCTATGGGCACTTCCGTCCACGCTGCCGCCGACGGTGTAGTGGTAGTGGCCGGGTGGATGGGGAACTTCGGTTATGCCGTCTACATCGAGCACGGCGACATGGTTACCATCTATGCCCACCTGTCCCAGATCGCCGTCCAGCGGGGCCAGCAGGTTAGGGCCGGTGACGTGATCGCCTACAGCGGCAGTACGGGCAAGAGCACCGGGCCGCACCTGCATTTTGAGATCAGGGTACACGGCCAGCCGGTCAACCCTATCAATTACTTCAAGTAA
- a CDS encoding VirB4 family type IV secretion system protein, producing MAKSKNTTTTPGITGLVDILSPQALDFGARQIILGEQVARVLVITDYPPRVGPAWLARVAGLPGVVASIHVTPTDPANLVLSINRAIGEYIGRLELGGNALVMQRTEQALKDAQELLRKIDQEQQQVFYVTVVLLVLAPDQETLDRRTRQVEAALAAAGMRGRAAVFRQEEGLKAAGPWALLPAGIKDAGARNMPAETVAASFPFTASGINDGSGVVLGRDRDGGLVLVDIWQRGGDRTNSNWTVLAKPGAGKSFAVKMLILRELARGARVIIIDPEREYREMGRLLDGAWINCAGGKGRINPLQVRPVPLDDEEEEAERVTAQGPLALHLQTLRTFFNLYLRELNDLERAALEEALTEVYRQAGIGWQTDPAVIPPEEWPTTRELYAYVAARAEDRPETYGRLAVLLRRAAEGADASLWAGPTTASADSDLIILDVHDLQNADDAVRRAQYFNVLSYAWHQIEKDRQERTLLVVDEAWLLVDPQTPQALAFLRDTSKRIRKYMGGLVVISQNVIDFLAPEVARHGQALLDNPCYKLLLAQGEKDLEAITALMNLSEAEHDLLASAKRGEGLLVAGNHRVHVRVEAAPYEMPYLTGGGQ from the coding sequence ATGGCTAAGAGCAAAAACACGACAACAACGCCGGGAATTACCGGCCTGGTGGACATCCTCTCCCCCCAGGCCCTGGACTTCGGGGCGAGACAAATAATCCTCGGGGAACAGGTAGCCAGGGTTTTAGTGATTACTGACTATCCCCCCAGGGTAGGCCCGGCCTGGCTGGCCCGGGTAGCAGGGCTGCCGGGGGTGGTGGCCTCTATCCATGTAACCCCTACCGACCCGGCAAACCTGGTATTAAGCATAAATAGGGCCATCGGCGAGTACATCGGGCGTTTGGAGCTGGGCGGCAACGCCCTGGTGATGCAGCGCACCGAGCAGGCCCTGAAGGACGCCCAGGAATTGCTTAGAAAGATTGATCAGGAACAGCAGCAGGTGTTTTACGTAACCGTTGTTCTCCTGGTCCTGGCCCCGGACCAGGAAACCCTGGACCGGCGGACGCGGCAGGTGGAAGCGGCCCTGGCGGCCGCCGGGATGCGGGGGAGGGCGGCCGTCTTCCGGCAGGAAGAAGGCTTGAAGGCGGCCGGCCCCTGGGCGTTACTGCCTGCCGGCATCAAGGACGCCGGGGCGAGAAACATGCCCGCCGAGACAGTGGCCGCCTCCTTTCCCTTCACGGCCAGCGGCATCAACGACGGCAGCGGCGTGGTCCTGGGCCGCGACCGGGACGGCGGACTGGTGCTGGTTGACATCTGGCAGCGGGGCGGGGATAGGACGAATTCTAACTGGACCGTCCTGGCCAAGCCCGGGGCCGGCAAATCTTTCGCGGTTAAGATGTTGATTTTACGGGAACTGGCCCGGGGGGCCAGGGTAATCATTATCGACCCGGAACGGGAGTACCGGGAAATGGGTAGGTTGCTTGATGGAGCCTGGATCAACTGCGCCGGTGGTAAGGGGCGCATCAACCCCTTGCAGGTACGGCCGGTTCCCCTGGACGATGAGGAGGAAGAAGCCGAGCGGGTGACGGCCCAGGGCCCCTTGGCCCTGCACCTGCAGACCCTGCGTACATTTTTCAACCTTTACTTACGGGAACTGAATGACCTGGAGAGGGCGGCACTGGAGGAAGCCCTTACCGAGGTCTACCGCCAGGCGGGGATAGGCTGGCAGACCGACCCGGCAGTTATACCCCCGGAGGAGTGGCCCACCACCAGGGAGCTTTACGCCTATGTCGCTGCCAGGGCGGAGGATAGGCCGGAAACTTACGGCCGCCTGGCGGTACTCTTGCGCCGGGCGGCAGAGGGGGCCGACGCTTCCCTCTGGGCCGGGCCGACCACAGCCAGCGCCGACAGCGACCTGATCATCCTGGATGTCCACGACCTCCAGAACGCCGATGACGCCGTGAGGAGGGCGCAATACTTCAACGTCCTCTCCTACGCCTGGCACCAGATCGAGAAGGACCGCCAGGAAAGGACCCTGCTGGTGGTGGACGAGGCCTGGCTTCTGGTTGACCCCCAGACGCCCCAGGCCCTGGCCTTCCTGCGGGACACTTCAAAACGCATAAGGAAATACATGGGTGGCCTGGTGGTCATCAGCCAGAACGTAATCGACTTCCTGGCCCCCGAAGTGGCCAGGCACGGCCAGGCCCTTTTAGATAACCCCTGCTATAAATTGCTTCTAGCTCAAGGCGAGAAGGATTTGGAAGCCATCACCGCCCTGATGAACCTTTCGGAAGCGGAGCACGACCTTTTAGCCAGCGCCAAGCGCGGTGAGGGCCTGCTGGTGGCCGGGAACCATCGGGTGCATGTGCGGGTTGAGGCCGCCCCTTACGAGATGCCCTACCTCACGGGGGGCGGCCAGTAA